A segment of the Melospiza melodia melodia isolate bMelMel2 chromosome 24, bMelMel2.pri, whole genome shotgun sequence genome:
tttactcacaGAGATATGGAGTTTCAGCAAATCAGTTTCCTTCTACTCCATGAAGGAAGCAGCCACATTCCTTGCTATGCTTAAAGGCTAACATGGCAACCAGCAACATTAGCAGTGCTTTGCATCTGTCTGGTTTTTAAAAGCTGTATTtcaattttggtttatttttaaagaatgGTAGGCAACGTGTCGACCTACCCGGATCTTAAAGAGATGTTCTCCCTTTTCCTTGTTCAATTTTCtctgcaaaaaaaagaaaaaaaaattgcaagccAAGGATCTACCCACAACCACATCAAATCTCAACTGCTCCAAGGTGATGAGAGTCTACACAAGGGTTAGTGCAGCCAGCTTCTTCTTCAGAATCTTTGAACATATCAAGAAGTGCAAGTCAGAACTGCTACGAGGAGGTGCCTTGAGAAATGATTCAAATAATAAAAGAATATTTTCTTCCCAGACACAACCCTCTATGTTTGTAGACAGAAGAGAACAGAAATAAGCCATGCTGGTATTTCTGTATGGTGTAACCCCTTGGATCATGTACAAGTTTGGTTTAAAGAGTTGCTGACATTTTCTGGGGAGTAAGAAAAGATGCTTGTGGTATCTGTAGcttctgagggggaaaaaaaaagaggaaaaaactaGACCAACCaccatttctttttaaaacaagaATTTCAAAGAACATTTTCATTCAGATGTGCATAACATACACCAAAGTACCACATGTTAAAGGCAGGATCACTGGCACTAAGAAAGAACATTCCCAGGTGTGTAAACATGTTGCTTTAATTAAGTGGTCAAAACCAGGTTAAGAAACACTAAAATAAATTCTGTTTGGAGCTGACAGTGCAAATTAAAGTGACAATCACCAAGAAATATAATGCTGCATTTACATCAGAGCCTGGGAGCAAAAGGCTGCTCAAGAATGAAGTGTTTTGGGTAGAGATAACCTTGGAAGGACAGCAAacacccctgtgcccagcctAAACACAGGCAAGATGGGGGTAGGGAATAGGAACAGAGCCATGGTCACTCCAGTTTCTCCCCCAAACTCCCTTTGTGGCAGTTTGCTGGGCTCTGGGACTCAAGCAGACCATTAGCTCTCTGTACAAAGTTCTGGAATGATTTAACAGATGGTTCCCCActcttttctccaggaaacagcCAAAGAGCCCCCCTGCATTTGTTAAGGCACAGCCCCGAGCCAGCTGCAAGCTCAGAGACACAAAGGCACAAACCAAAGGGAATAAATAACCCTGGAGTGACATCCTGCCCCCAAGGCTCTGATCCCAGGGGCTGCACTGCTGAGGGCTCTTGCTGCTGCTCCAGTGAAGCATCTGAAGTGCAATTAGAAGCACCTCTGGCATTTTTCTGTTGTGGCTCCCTACCAACCACAATATCACATCAGGCCACACTCAGAGGACAATAACTAAGCCATTACACTGCCTAGCACTCATTAATTAGAGGCACATGATCCCTGCTAGAACAGGGGGAGGAGGTGCATGCCAGGACACAGGGGCCCATGGAGAATGGCACAGAGCATGAGCCATGGctgtggggctctggggctgctccccagcacagGTCTCACCCCTCTCCTGCCTCTAACAAACTGTCTGGAGCTTCAGCTGCCAAGTCTGGGATGCTCCACACTGATCTGGTTGTAGCCCAGGGTGGGATGCCCCACAAGAAGTCTCAGGCACTCCCCAGGAACATCCCCAAGCTCCCACCTGCCAGGCCCAGGTTTGGTTGCTGGGCCAGGCAGACTCAAAGACAACTTTTGTTTTGACAATCAGAGGGTGTGAGGGCAGTTTTGGTGTAAGGAAAATCCAGTTGTGAGCAGCAGCACGTGTCTGACCTTTCACAACCAACCACAGAGCTGAACCCTGCTACACTCTGCCCTCAGAGCTTTCACCagcaggaaggcagagctgaaTGAGGGTTTGGAATCATGTGACATTGAGGTGGGAAGATGCTTTGAAAATGCCTGAATTGGAGAAGAAATGAGGCACAGCAGAGGGGGTCAGCACAGACACCCACAGCACTGCCATCCCAGCTGCACTTTCAGAGACTGTGACACCACCAGAATGCACAGACTGCTTTTAGATAGGGATAATCTCAATTCTGCACCTCCAGAACCCAGCTCACTCAAAATCAGGCATCTCTCAGGTTAGAAAACTGCAGAGAAAAGCAGCCTCTGCTGAGAGTTTTGGGCAATTGTGCCTCACAATCCACCCCATGACAGAGCTGCCAAGCCACAGCTCAACTGTTTTACACTGTGCCTTAGGCATGCTGGGATGTAAGGTCATTGGTCAAGTGCTGAGTCTGTGCAGCAGGAGATAAAATAAGAAAGTGGTGATACACAGCAAATTAGTCTGTGTTTGGATAGCTGAGGACTGAAAACAATTTCCCATTGGATTCATAATTAAACTGGACAAGGGCACATTTCTGTATGAACAACCATTTACAGGGTTCTCCAGCAGCACAACCTTCCACAGCTGAGCTTCTCTGAAGTGACATGGCTGGAAATAAAATTACAATCACATCAATTCCTCCATAGCAGACAAATGTCAGCTACTGATATTCTGGAGGACAGCATCCTCCAGAATAGGAGGGGAAGGAGAAAGTGAAGAATAACCATGCAAATTCCTGCTTTCCTGGACAGGCATGAAAAAATCCCCTTGTCAGAAGCAGAACAATAAAGCCCTAAACTACATTGCCAAACCCCACCTGCCCCTCAAGGCCCAAGAGGAGTTTCACCAGCAACAAAAGTACTGTTTAACTGATTGTACTGCAGTGAGACACAGCTGGGGTGATGTAAAAGGCCTACAGTCTTACTTGCCTCCCCTCCACAAGCTGCCCACTGACTGGCTGGATGTTCTCCCTAAATTTCCAAAGATTAGATGATTATCAGCAACCCAAACCACTGCTGGTGTTGCCACACACAGCAGCACACAGCTTTTCCCACGGGCACTTCTCAGCCACCTTCCTGCTCTCAATTTCTGTCCTGCCACCACCTGCCTAGAAAGCTGAAATCCTCCCAAAAGGGAGCTGGATTTTGATTGTACTGTTGGTATTTGGCTGCTGCAGGAATACAAGCAATCCTGAGGATGGCATTTCTCAGAACACAAaagtttcctctttttcttttgctCTCAGCTCCCAAATCAGTGGCAAGAGCTCCAGAAGCAAGTCAACAATGTTCTTGGAGAACCTACTCACCCCAGCCACATAAACCTCAAATCCTTGACATTGGAATATGATCATCTGGGTGCCAAGGTGAAGATTTCCAGCAGTAACAATGGCTGCAGAGAAGGGAAGACAAAGACCAGCCCTCCCCTCCCCAGTGGAGCCAGCAGCCTGTCTCAGTGGTTGTTATCTCATTACTTACACTTTTACATCCCCCTTGTTTCATCAGCTCAATGAATTCTGTTGCTAAACACTGTAAAAGCACCACCTTTATCAGAGGTTTGTCAGTCTAACACTATGGAGCAGGCAGAGCCATGGAGAAAATACTGCATGGCCAGAAGGAGTTAAATAAGAACCCTGTGACCTCTCCCACAACTCACTGATATCAACCTTTctatgaaaaaaaatcccactggtCTAACTGCCTTTGGGTTGGTTACACCCACACAGATAAACAAACAGAAATTTCCCAccaaactttccttttttttccccctcccaaaAGGTAAGCAGAGAAGCTTGATCTTACATGGCAGCTCCAGGCCAGGATGCACAGTTGCATTTTTGAGCATGGGAGGGGAGTGCCGCCCGTCGTCCATGTCCTGCTCGGTGCACTGAGCCTCGCCATGGatcactgccagccccaggcgCAGCCTCTCGGCGTAGGACTGAGCCCTGCAAGGCAAACCAGCCCCTCAGGGACCTGCTGGGCTCAGGCATTTCACAGCCCACCACAGCAAGGCTCCACCACACCTGCAGCAAGCACAGGCCGCGCCTCTGCGGCTGTTTCGCTGCAAGAAACCTCACTGGATGTGATTCTTCATTCCTTATTAATATCCCGCTCTACCcctttgttgtggtgtgctgtaatgtcccattttggccttccaggtcacttccccaggtgtgcctatacctctctcccttcccccttgcccccttgctcagtgagtcctgtcaatcaggctgaacattccagcaaggcctcgtgtggttggtcaagttcaaaggatgcccctatgcccaggggtcattggcctgactgggtgtcatcttcccctgagaccctgcccctctcacctggttggtggctcacctgtacctcccctcccctgtccctgagcttaaaaggtgatcagaccatgcggccggggttctgttggagcagttgctcacgttcagacctctgtaaccatggaataaacctctggacattaaaccctccagcagaatcctctcctttttctcttcaccatcgcctgaagccattcctcccgaggtaaacggggttcctaacaagcctggacttgttcagtgcccagctgcaaccaccagcaagccaaggtatctctggggtgacacaccacagttgctgcctttggcccagcagcgagggtcagactggcccaggcacaatctaactgggaatattgggagcattTTTCCAATACCCCTTGCCTCCACCACAGGCTCTCCTGTGTTCCTTCCACATTTCTAATTTCTTTCTGAGATGGTCAGGCACTGCTGAAACTCCAGCAGCAAGGTGAACCCCAGCTGAACCATTTCAGTGAGACTGCCAGAGTTACACCCATAGGGGTGGGAATACAAAGTTCTATCTGCACCGTGTCCATCCCATTTCCAGCCACAAAAGAATTATGATTCTCAACCCATCTGCCACCCTCCCATACTTTCCCTGGTATATCTTCCACCAGCTCAGGTATTTTCCAAGTAACTTTTAACCAGCTAGCAAAGGATCCATTTACCTTTTAGCAGCACCAGGAGATTTGGCTACAATAACTGCGTTTCTATAATCTGGAATCTGGATATGATAAAAagttaattaatttaaaaaatatattcttcCTAGGGTGTAAGTAGTTTGAAACATGGCTGAATAATTTCACCCATCCTCCTCCCCAGAACCAAATAATCATTCTGTGACAAGAAACTAGAGAGGAACTGCACTTGCTTCCAATTTGTGCATTCTGCAAAGGTGGGAATGTTCACTATGTTTAACCCTTCCCATATGGGGAAGCCTTGCTCTCTCCATGTGGGAATAAATCATCATCTTTTGCACATGGAGAACAAAACCTCcatgccctgctcccagccctgctgtgctcagcactcctacACTCAGCCCAAGACAAAGTCTATCAATAATTCAGAGCAGACAGAAATCCAGGACAGCACAAAGGGAGAAGGGGAGCAGTTTAACAGGATTTCAGAGGTGATTAGAGGCAGAGGCACAAGTAGCATCTCTCAAATGGCACTAACTCCACAGAGAGCAAGCTTCTCTCCTGCTTGTGCTGCAGTTCAGTTTCTACCCAGTCAGAGAAGTGCAACATCTTCCCATGAAACATGCAATAGGTATCCCCTGAGAAAGAATTCATTAACAGAAGGATTGACCTAAACTGACACCATCACCTCTActtaaggacagccccaatgcTGGCATGACATGAAAATGAGCTCAGACAAGTTGATATACACAGAACTAGAGTAACCTCACTTCTTCCTGTATATACTGAAGCAGGAAAGGGGATGCTCTCAGGTTGTCTACTGGAAAGCTGAAGAAGCCTTGGATTTCCTTTTGATGAAGGTCCATAGTGATAATGTGTGTTAAacctaaggggggaaaaaagacaacAATTTATTGAAAATATTCCCACGTGGCTGGAGTTCCTTCAACATCTCCATTTTCCAGACTGTTTTAGCTATTACTCAGACTATTATGCCTTGGCATAAAATAATCATGAACAGATTAACACAGAAAGTTCCACAGCCATAATGAGAAGCAGGCATGTGATGCCACACTGCATTTCACTGTAACATTTCTAGGCCACCTCCCCAGGTGCAAGTTACAAAGAAACACAAGAAAGCTGAAGGAAATTAACTCCCTTAATGTGGCTCAAGATCTCAGCAACACATCCCCACATCAACCAGGAGAATGGAAGGGCAGATGAGCTCTGGGATGCCCAGCAGCACCaaacctgctgtgctgctgctccctgggacacTCACCTGCCTTGGCAAGCATTGAAGCCAGCAGCTTGCAGACTATGGAGCCCCTCTTCCTCATTTTGCTCTGTTTGCTGTAGGGGAAGTAGGGGATGACCCCAATGATGTTCCTGGCACAGGAAGTCTTCAGTGCATAGGCCATGATCAGCAGCTCCATGACAGCAGTATTCACATCTCTAGGAAGTTTGAACACAATTCCAAATATCAGCAGGTGTTTTTCCAGTGCAACTCCTTTTCCATTTATACCCAGATTAGCCCTCACCAAAATCCCAAGGAAATAATGCTGCATCTCAGGCTAATGTATGCCAGACCCAGattgcagccacacagctccttCCACCACGCCACAACAAATTACAATCAACTCTTACACATACAGGACATGACACCAGCACTCAAGAGCTGTGGGCTGGAATTTGATTTTATATTCTAACATAAGGTGAATGATGATTTCCCTCCATAATCTGACAAAAAAGGCTTTTGATAGAATTTACTTTGGAACAAATGTCACTTGATACAGTGTAGTTTGAAATAAAATAGTCTTTTAAAGAAGCAGCACACATGTAGCCAACATAACTTCATCCACATTGGAtttcttagggtttttcctctttaacagtGTAAGGCAGGTTATTTTTCCTGCCTTAAGAAATGCTGCAATTGGAGCAGTATAAACTCCAGATATAGCACTTTGGTGGGCAACAGCATCTCCACACTCTTTAGCTGATCTAGAGATGGAAGGAACAACAGCACAGGAAATGCTAGAGGACTGTTtcttgaaagaaaaaacaaacaaacaaaaaagtaacCTAGGCAGAGGAATCACAGAAGATGCTGAGTTTGAGCATGCATGAGCACAATTGCTAATCCTGCAAAGGACactccaacaatcccaccctgtccctgagtgctgctcaaatgctccttgagctcagacaggtttggtgctgtggccacttccCCGTTCCAGTGCTCAACAtctctctgggtgaaaaaccttttcctggtatcaacctaaacctcccctgactcagcttcatgctgtttcctcgagtcctgtcactggtcatgaGACTGAAATATCCCATTTACAGTTTGCTCTCCCACAATGACTGGAGTGGCCCAGTAGAAGTGCATTAATCTGCATTTTAATTCATTTTGGGATGGGGGAAAAAAGCTAAGTTCCCTTTAGTTCCCCTTTATTTCTTAAGGCCAGCACCAAGAGACACTGTGTGCATCACCACAGGCCCTGTTTTCCTCCTGACACAGCTTCTCCAAATGCCCAGAGACATGACCCATGACAAACCTCTGACCATTTCCATTTCCCCACTGCTCTGCCCTCCTTTGGAAATTAACCTCCACTTGTGCCCCTTCTTTTGTCTCTGTTGTCCTGCTGGCCCCAGCAGCCTGTGCACACAATGCCATTTACACACAAGAAAGCTTTGTTGGCTCTGGAGCACCCAGCCAAGAATTACATAAAACACAGCCCCCTGCCACACAGGACAACAAAGAACTGTTTCTTCCCTTTGGTGATTTAGCTGTGCCAGTGGGGCTgggagagaagaaaaagatgcTACTATCAGTGTCATACAAAAACAAAGTGGTCAAGCTGAAGCCTATTGAAAGTTCATCTGAGAAACTTAGtatttttcatcattatttttcGACTTATTCTTTGAAAATCCATACATATTCACATGGAAAGCAGGTAGAGAACAAGACTGGGGCTTCAAAAGGCACCAGcagtcctggtgctgctgcaggacattgtgacagtgttcacaggggtcttaggatgagggaagagaggagaatctgactccatgtttcagaaggcttgatttattattttatgatatatattatattaaaactatactaaaagaatagaagaaatgatttcttcagaaggctggctaggaatagaataagaaggaatgataacaaaggtttgtggctcagactctgtctgagccagctgactgtgattggccattaattagaaacaattaacatgggccaatcacagatgcacctgttgcattccacaacagcagataatcaatgcttacattttgttcctgaggcc
Coding sequences within it:
- the PRPSAP1 gene encoding phosphoribosyl pyrophosphate synthase-associated protein 1 isoform X3, with amino-acid sequence MELLIMAYALKTSCARNIIGVIPYFPYSKQSKMRKRGSIVCKLLASMLAKAGLTHIITMDLHQKEIQGFFSFPVDNLRASPFLLQYIQEEIPDYRNAVIVAKSPGAAKRAQSYAERLRLGLAVIHGEAQCTEQDMDDGRHSPPMLKNATVHPGLELPLMMAKEKPPITVVGDVGGRIAIIVDDIIDDVESFVAAAEILKERGAYKIFVMATHGLLSADAPRLIEESSIDEVVVTNTVPHEVQKLQCPKIKTVDISLILSEAIRRIHNGESMAYLFRNITVDD